A region of Allocoleopsis franciscana PCC 7113 DNA encodes the following proteins:
- a CDS encoding SpoIID/LytB domain-containing protein — MSLYGLTTGPEPAAKAQEVDLKVGIVQRFGEELTDQVTLKATSGDRLTVRFLSGDMKPETVQLESLKLETVMQPLQTPALEEYLVLNHESTFETAEDKANQWRQLGIEVEVVQPERWQVWAKRDVYQTPLLRRMLLQNLKAQGDTTAYLATKMVEKEPKASFVVNGFRYNRRELEISAKKNLIQVSRGANNKNPRLYAGRLRLQPNAYGTYTLVNQVPLETYLRGVVPHEIGGGAPYAAVVAQTILARTYALRNLRRFTADNYQLCADVHCQVYKGLTDTVPLADKAIAQTKGLVLTYNNELIDALYSSTTGGVTAPFSDVWNGPERPYLTAKVDSPNAVWDLSQKSLANENNLRQFLNLKQGFNETGRDVFRWRRTKTLEQITKHLKRYLKNRNHPLVNFTTIQQIQIVNRSPAGRILKLVVQTDIGNIEIHKNDARSAFEPPLSTLYYLEPIYGDNKILKGYAFVGGGFGHGVGMSQYGAYNLANIGWSGEQILNFYYPGTQIQPLSPSLVFWQPPEASSPFQLSPHK; from the coding sequence ATGAGCCTATACGGACTGACGACTGGGCCTGAACCGGCGGCGAAAGCTCAGGAAGTCGATTTAAAGGTGGGAATTGTGCAACGCTTCGGCGAGGAACTCACAGATCAGGTGACCTTGAAAGCCACTTCAGGCGATCGCCTAACGGTACGCTTTTTGTCAGGCGACATGAAACCCGAAACGGTCCAACTGGAGAGTTTGAAGCTGGAAACGGTGATGCAGCCACTACAGACTCCCGCGCTGGAAGAGTATTTAGTTCTGAATCACGAATCGACGTTTGAAACCGCAGAAGATAAGGCTAATCAATGGCGACAACTGGGGATTGAGGTAGAAGTCGTACAACCGGAGCGTTGGCAGGTTTGGGCGAAGCGAGATGTTTATCAAACGCCTTTACTACGGCGTATGCTTCTGCAAAATCTGAAAGCTCAAGGCGACACAACGGCTTATCTCGCGACAAAAATGGTGGAAAAAGAGCCGAAAGCTTCATTTGTGGTCAATGGCTTTCGCTACAATCGTCGGGAGTTAGAGATTTCTGCGAAGAAAAATTTAATCCAGGTCAGTCGGGGTGCTAACAATAAAAACCCTCGTCTCTATGCTGGACGTTTGCGACTTCAGCCGAATGCCTACGGTACCTACACTTTGGTGAATCAGGTACCGTTAGAAACCTATTTACGGGGTGTTGTTCCTCACGAAATTGGTGGGGGGGCACCTTATGCCGCCGTCGTCGCCCAGACGATCTTGGCTCGAACCTATGCCTTACGCAACCTACGCCGATTTACCGCTGACAATTACCAACTTTGCGCTGATGTCCACTGTCAAGTTTACAAGGGACTTACGGATACAGTTCCCCTAGCGGATAAAGCGATCGCACAAACAAAGGGGTTGGTGCTGACTTACAACAATGAGCTGATTGATGCCCTCTATTCTTCTACCACTGGCGGTGTTACGGCTCCTTTTAGTGATGTCTGGAATGGGCCAGAACGTCCTTACTTAACCGCCAAAGTAGACTCGCCTAACGCCGTCTGGGATTTGTCACAAAAATCTTTAGCCAATGAAAACAACCTCCGCCAGTTCTTGAACTTAAAGCAGGGATTCAATGAAACAGGACGAGATGTCTTCCGTTGGCGCAGAACAAAAACCCTCGAACAAATCACCAAGCATCTAAAGCGTTATCTGAAGAATCGGAATCATCCCCTGGTTAACTTTACGACCATTCAGCAAATACAAATCGTGAATCGATCGCCAGCCGGACGGATTCTCAAACTTGTTGTACAAACCGATATCGGCAACATTGAAATCCATAAAAACGACGCCCGTAGTGCCTTTGAACCTCCCTTAAGTACTCTCTATTACCTAGAGCCAATCTACGGGGACAATAAAATCCTGAAAGGCTATGCATTCGTCGGTGGTGGCTTTGGGCATGGTGTCGGTATGAGTCAATACGGTGCTTACAACTTAGCGAATATTGGTTGGTCAGGAGAGCAAATTTTGAATTTCTACTATCCCGGCACTCAAATTCAACCCTTATCGCCTTCACTCGTCTTTTGGCAACCGCCGGAAGCTTCTTCCCCTTTTCAGCTATCTCCTCATAAATGA